A window of the Polaribacter sp. HaHaR_3_91 genome harbors these coding sequences:
- a CDS encoding efflux RND transporter permease subunit, translating into MLNKIIKYLIENKIVLVLLLALFIGWGTVNAPFNWDTGFLPSNPVAVDAIPDIGENQQIVFTKWDGRSPQDIEDQITYPLTSSLLGIPGVKTIRSSSMFGFSSIYIIFEEDIEFYWSRSRILEKLNSLPSNLLPEGINPALGPDATGLGQIYWYTLEGRDKDGNVTGGWDLQELRSIQDYYIKYGLSSASGVSEVASIGGYVQEYQIDVNPELMRQYSIGLNQVVKAVKESNKDIGAQTLEINKVEYLVRGLGYVKSIEDIENAVVTSKDYTAIKIKDIAKVSLGPAARRGILDKEGAEVVGGVVVARYGANPMEVITNVKAQIEELKGGLPSKVLADGRTSQLTIVPFYDRSELIVETLDTLSEALTLEILITILVIIVMVFNLRASILISGLLPVAILMVFVTMKLFNVDANIVALSGIAIAIGTMVDVGVILAENMIRHLDEQENVISTEQGTSDEESHNKKLSINEVIYNATAEVSGAILTAVLTTIISFVPVFTMIGAEGKLFRPLAFTKTMALSASLVIALFIIPPLAAFLFRKTTLKNSFKYIVSTALILAGIVIVISGHYLGLIVIAFGISALLGVLGKLDAKKVNLLNIIISSIAIVFLLAEYWRPLGFNRSIFINLIFVSIICFGILGIFSVFRKYYGRILQWALANKMLFLMVPITVLISGFWIMNNTGKEFMPSLNEGSFLLMPTSLPHAGVEENKRVLQQLDMAVATIPEIETVVGKAGRTESSLDPAPLSMYENMIQYKPEYMRNSEGKRQRYKVNTDGFFELKTKRFITSGTSVENAQLIEDNDGEFYRNWRPEIKSPDDIWKEIIKVTKLPGVTSAPKLQPIETRLIMLQTGMRAPMGIKVKGQDLKQIEAFGLQLESLLKQAEGVKIEAVFADRIVGKPYLLIDIDREKIARYGISIEDVQSILKVAIGGMALTQTVEGRERYGVRVRYPRELRGNPEDIKDIYIPVEKGSPVPLSELATIKYEQGPQVIKSEDTFLVGYVLFDKIDGFAEVDVVENAQALFQQKIDSGELTVPKGISYKFTGTYENQLRAEKTLAVVVPLALAIIFLILYFQFKSVTTSLMVFTGIAVAFAGGFIMIWLYGQDWFFNFSFFGENMRDLFNMKTINLSVAVWVGFIALFGIATDDGVVMATYLTQTFDREKPSDKMSIRVAALEAAKKRIRPCLMTTVTTILALLPVLTSTGKGSDIMIPMAIPIFGGMVIDITSYFIVPVLYSWREEFLLKRIERKELRK; encoded by the coding sequence ATGCTAAATAAGATTATTAAATATTTAATAGAAAATAAAATCGTATTGGTTTTATTATTGGCCCTTTTTATTGGATGGGGAACTGTAAACGCTCCTTTTAATTGGGATACTGGCTTTTTACCAAGCAATCCTGTGGCTGTAGATGCCATTCCGGATATTGGCGAAAATCAACAAATTGTATTCACAAAGTGGGATGGTCGTTCTCCACAAGATATTGAAGACCAAATTACCTATCCATTAACCTCTTCTTTACTTGGTATTCCTGGAGTCAAAACCATTCGTAGTTCATCGATGTTTGGCTTCTCTAGTATTTATATCATTTTTGAAGAAGACATTGAGTTTTATTGGAGCAGAAGCCGAATTTTAGAAAAACTAAATTCGTTACCAAGTAATTTATTACCAGAAGGAATAAATCCTGCTTTAGGGCCAGATGCTACAGGTTTAGGTCAGATTTATTGGTATACTTTAGAAGGTAGAGATAAAGATGGAAACGTAACTGGTGGTTGGGATTTACAGGAATTACGCAGCATACAAGATTACTATATAAAATACGGTTTGTCTTCTGCAAGTGGGGTTTCTGAAGTTGCTTCTATTGGTGGGTATGTGCAAGAATATCAAATTGATGTCAACCCAGAATTGATGCGCCAATACAGCATTGGATTGAATCAAGTTGTAAAAGCGGTTAAAGAAAGCAATAAAGATATTGGTGCACAGACATTAGAAATTAATAAAGTTGAATATTTAGTTCGTGGTTTAGGCTATGTAAAATCAATTGAAGATATAGAAAATGCAGTCGTTACTTCTAAAGATTATACGGCGATTAAAATTAAAGACATTGCTAAAGTTTCTTTAGGTCCTGCCGCTAGACGCGGGATATTAGACAAAGAAGGCGCAGAAGTTGTTGGTGGTGTTGTCGTAGCTAGATATGGCGCAAACCCTATGGAAGTGATTACGAATGTAAAAGCCCAAATAGAAGAATTAAAAGGTGGTTTACCATCTAAAGTTTTAGCAGACGGACGTACATCTCAATTAACAATCGTTCCTTTTTATGATCGATCAGAATTAATTGTAGAAACTTTAGACACGCTTAGTGAAGCTTTAACCTTAGAAATTTTAATTACTATTTTGGTAATTATTGTGATGGTTTTTAATTTAAGAGCTTCTATTTTAATTTCGGGCTTGTTACCTGTTGCTATTTTAATGGTGTTTGTTACCATGAAACTCTTTAATGTTGATGCCAATATAGTGGCATTATCTGGTATTGCAATCGCTATTGGTACCATGGTTGATGTTGGAGTTATTCTCGCCGAAAACATGATTCGCCATCTCGACGAACAAGAGAATGTCATTTCGACAGAGCAAGGCACGAGCGACGAGGAATCTCATAACAAGAAACTATCCATAAACGAAGTTATTTACAACGCTACTGCAGAAGTTTCTGGCGCTATTTTAACTGCTGTTTTAACGACTATTATCAGTTTTGTGCCTGTATTTACAATGATTGGTGCAGAAGGTAAATTGTTTAGACCTTTAGCGTTTACTAAAACAATGGCACTATCAGCTTCTTTAGTGATTGCTTTGTTTATAATTCCGCCTTTAGCAGCTTTTTTATTCCGTAAAACAACGCTAAAAAACTCGTTTAAATACATTGTAAGTACTGCTTTAATTCTTGCAGGAATTGTAATTGTGATAAGCGGTCATTATTTAGGTCTTATAGTAATCGCTTTTGGAATTTCTGCCTTATTAGGTGTTTTAGGAAAGCTAGATGCTAAAAAAGTAAATCTTCTTAATATCATTATCTCATCAATTGCCATTGTATTTCTATTGGCAGAATATTGGAGACCTTTAGGTTTTAATCGTAGTATTTTTATAAACTTAATTTTTGTGTCTATTATTTGCTTCGGAATTTTAGGAATATTCTCAGTTTTTAGAAAATATTATGGCCGAATTTTACAATGGGCTTTAGCGAATAAGATGTTGTTTTTAATGGTTCCGATAACGGTTCTTATTTCTGGGTTTTGGATTATGAACAACACAGGAAAAGAATTTATGCCTTCTTTAAATGAAGGCTCTTTTCTACTCATGCCTACTTCTCTTCCGCATGCTGGAGTTGAAGAAAATAAACGTGTGTTGCAGCAATTAGATATGGCGGTTGCGACCATTCCAGAAATTGAAACAGTGGTTGGTAAAGCTGGTAGAACAGAATCTTCTTTAGATCCTGCTCCTTTGTCGATGTACGAAAACATGATTCAGTATAAACCGGAATACATGCGTAATTCCGAAGGAAAAAGACAACGTTATAAAGTAAATACTGATGGTTTTTTTGAGTTAAAAACAAAACGTTTTATTACTTCAGGAACATCCGTTGAAAACGCTCAATTAATAGAAGACAACGACGGAGAATTCTATAGAAACTGGCGACCAGAAATTAAAAGTCCAGATGATATTTGGAAAGAAATCATTAAAGTTACCAAGTTACCAGGTGTTACTTCTGCACCGAAATTACAGCCCATAGAAACGCGATTGATCATGTTACAAACAGGTATGCGAGCGCCCATGGGAATTAAAGTAAAGGGACAAGATTTAAAACAAATTGAAGCTTTTGGGTTGCAATTAGAAAGTCTTTTAAAACAAGCCGAAGGCGTTAAAATAGAAGCTGTATTTGCGGATAGAATTGTTGGGAAGCCTTATTTATTAATTGATATTGATAGAGAAAAAATAGCACGCTATGGCATTTCTATAGAGGATGTACAAAGTATACTAAAAGTTGCTATTGGTGGTATGGCTTTAACCCAAACGGTTGAAGGTAGAGAACGTTACGGCGTTCGCGTACGTTACCCAAGAGAATTACGTGGCAACCCAGAAGATATTAAAGATATTTATATTCCTGTAGAAAAAGGAAGTCCTGTACCCTTAAGTGAATTAGCGACGATTAAATATGAACAAGGTCCGCAAGTGATTAAAAGTGAAGATACTTTTTTAGTGGGCTATGTTTTGTTTGATAAAATAGATGGTTTTGCAGAAGTAGATGTGGTAGAAAATGCGCAAGCTTTGTTTCAACAAAAAATAGATTCCGGGGAATTAACGGTTCCAAAAGGCATCAGTTATAAATTCACGGGTACTTATGAGAACCAATTACGAGCAGAAAAAACATTAGCAGTGGTAGTTCCTTTAGCATTGGCTATTATTTTCTTGATACTGTATTTTCAGTTTAAATCGGTAACCACATCATTAATGGTATTTACCGGAATTGCAGTTGCATTTGCCGGTGGTTTTATTATGATTTGGTTATACGGACAAGATTGGTTTTTCAATTTTAGCTTCTTTGGCGAGAATATGCGAGACCTTTTCAATATGAAAACCATCAATTTAAGTGTGGCCGTTTGGGTTGGTTTTATTGCCTTATTTGGTATTGCAACAGATGACGGAGTTGTCATGGCAACTTACTTAACTCAGACTTTTGATCGTGAAAAACCATCAGATAAAATGAGTATTAGAGTTGCTGCTTTAGAAGCTGCTAAGAAACGTATTCGTCCGTGTTTAATGACAACAGTAACTACTATTTTGGCATTATTACCCGTTTTAACATCCACAGGAAAAGGAAGTGATATTATGATTCCGATGGCAATACCGATTTTTGGAGGAATGGTTATTGACATTACCTCCTACTTTATTGTTCCGGTTTTATATAGCTGGAGAGAAGAGTTTCTTTTAAAAAGAATAGAGAGAAAAGAGCTTAGAAAATAG
- a CDS encoding TolC family protein — protein sequence MKNYKNHITHKVVLFLCSLFFVLQGNSQELETYINIALENNLEIQKFELQYRIASEKVNEVNTLPNTEFSAGYFVLEPETRTGTQRFKVSAKQMLPWFGTITSRENYASSLADTKYEDIVIAKRKLMVSVSQSYYKLYVNKGKQAILVENSKLLKTYEILALKSIEVGKASAVDVLRLQMRQNELEQLKLVLEQQYLAEQTAFNKLLNRENTIKIDVVDALIMPSEDFEINTKNLALHPELLKYDKLFQSVAQSELMNQKESHPSFGFGFDYININAGPDITFSEKGKDILMPTVSLSIPLFNKKYKSKTKQNELQQQEIEAQKQERLNTLETLLDKAVTDRISASITYKTQVKNIQQAKDAEDILIRSYETGTIDFNDVLDIQELQLKFQMNQIEAVKNYYVQTTIINYLIN from the coding sequence ATGAAAAACTATAAAAATCATATAACACATAAAGTAGTCTTGTTTCTTTGTTCTTTATTCTTTGTTCTACAAGGAAATTCTCAAGAGCTAGAAACCTACATTAACATCGCTTTAGAAAATAATCTTGAAATTCAAAAATTTGAGTTACAGTATCGAATTGCTTCAGAAAAAGTAAATGAAGTAAATACCTTACCAAACACAGAATTTAGTGCTGGTTATTTTGTGTTAGAGCCAGAAACACGAACAGGAACACAGCGTTTTAAAGTATCAGCAAAACAAATGTTGCCTTGGTTTGGAACCATCACATCTCGTGAAAATTATGCGAGTTCTTTGGCCGATACAAAGTACGAAGATATTGTAATAGCCAAACGAAAACTGATGGTTTCCGTATCTCAATCGTATTATAAATTATATGTAAATAAAGGCAAACAAGCTATTTTAGTAGAAAACAGCAAACTGCTTAAAACTTATGAAATATTGGCATTAAAATCGATTGAAGTCGGTAAAGCTTCTGCAGTAGATGTTTTAAGATTGCAAATGCGTCAGAATGAATTAGAACAACTCAAATTGGTTTTAGAACAACAGTATTTAGCAGAACAAACCGCTTTTAATAAGCTTTTAAATAGAGAAAATACGATTAAAATTGATGTTGTTGATGCATTAATAATGCCTTCCGAAGATTTTGAAATCAATACAAAAAACCTTGCTTTGCATCCTGAATTGCTGAAATACGACAAACTGTTTCAATCTGTAGCACAATCCGAATTGATGAATCAAAAAGAAAGTCACCCTTCCTTTGGTTTCGGATTCGATTACATCAATATTAATGCAGGACCTGACATTACTTTTAGTGAAAAAGGAAAAGATATTTTGATGCCAACTGTGTCGTTATCTATTCCGCTTTTTAATAAGAAATATAAATCGAAAACGAAGCAAAATGAGTTGCAACAACAAGAAATTGAAGCACAAAAACAAGAACGTTTAAATACTTTAGAAACGCTATTAGATAAAGCTGTAACCGATCGAATTTCTGCAAGCATCACGTATAAAACACAAGTTAAAAATATACAGCAAGCCAAAGATGCAGAAGATATTTTAATTAGAAGTTATGAAACCGGAACGATTGATTTTAATGACGTTTTAGACATTCAAGAATTGCAATTAAAATTTCAAATGAATCAGATTGAAGCTGTAAAGAACTATTATGTTCAAACCACAATCATCAATTATTTAATCAATTAA
- a CDS encoding efflux RND transporter periplasmic adaptor subunit, with amino-acid sequence MKKYIIYIAVLAVGFLLGWMFFGGNTTSTETVHKHNEATETNQMWTCSMHPQIMQPEAGDCPICGMDLIPAASSEEGLLADQFKLSKNAMALANIQTSIVGESVSNENLGFILSGKITENEDETATMPAHFNGRVEKLFVNSLGERVHKGQAVAQIYSPALIAAQQELITAYKLKASQPQLYNAVKNKFKNWMIHGKQLEEVEQTGQVKNSFTIYSHVSGVVTEIAINVGSHIMDGKPIFKVSNLNSVWANFDVYENQISQFKKGQNIVVTTKAYSNKEFKGKVDFIDPILDSKTRTVKLRVVLNNKNELFKPGMFVEGKIKAVDSSDKEEVLTIPASAILWTGKRSVVYLKSNANEPVFQIQEITLGNQFGDNYQVMEGLNNGDEIVTNGTFTVDAAAQLQGKKSMMNKKGGKVMTGHEGHLGMNNNSSEVKKPLNKNERIEVSKEFKNQLQVVFNDYIKIKNALAINDIKELKNQSKLLLKNVTKVDMKLLNDKKAHQHWMSSEKEIKAMANLMLNTADITMQRTYFKHLSSNMINILEVFGVNKEVYLLFCPMSDNNKGAYWLSTTEKVVNPYFGGAMLTCGDVKQVIK; translated from the coding sequence ATGAAAAAATATATCATTTATATAGCTGTGTTAGCTGTTGGTTTCCTTTTAGGTTGGATGTTTTTTGGAGGTAATACTACATCTACAGAGACAGTGCACAAACATAATGAAGCTACAGAAACAAATCAAATGTGGACTTGCTCCATGCATCCTCAAATTATGCAACCAGAGGCTGGAGACTGCCCTATTTGCGGAATGGATTTAATTCCTGCTGCAAGCAGTGAAGAAGGATTATTAGCAGATCAATTTAAGCTTTCTAAAAACGCGATGGCTTTGGCCAATATTCAAACATCAATAGTAGGAGAAAGTGTTTCTAATGAAAATTTAGGTTTTATTTTATCAGGAAAAATTACCGAGAATGAGGATGAAACAGCAACAATGCCTGCCCATTTTAACGGTAGAGTTGAAAAACTGTTTGTAAATTCTTTAGGAGAACGTGTACATAAAGGACAAGCAGTTGCTCAAATTTATTCACCAGCATTAATTGCTGCACAGCAAGAATTAATTACAGCTTATAAATTAAAAGCATCGCAACCACAATTGTATAATGCCGTTAAAAACAAGTTTAAAAATTGGATGATCCATGGTAAGCAATTAGAGGAGGTAGAACAAACCGGACAAGTAAAAAATAGCTTCACCATTTATTCGCATGTTTCTGGTGTAGTTACCGAAATCGCTATAAATGTAGGTTCTCATATTATGGACGGAAAACCTATTTTTAAAGTATCAAATTTAAACAGCGTTTGGGCAAATTTTGATGTCTATGAAAATCAAATTAGTCAATTTAAAAAAGGGCAGAATATTGTGGTAACCACTAAGGCATATTCTAATAAAGAATTTAAAGGCAAAGTAGATTTTATAGATCCTATTTTAGATAGTAAAACAAGAACGGTAAAATTAAGAGTCGTATTAAATAATAAAAACGAGCTTTTTAAACCAGGCATGTTTGTAGAAGGTAAAATTAAAGCAGTTGATTCTTCTGATAAAGAAGAAGTATTAACCATACCTGCTTCGGCAATTTTATGGACAGGAAAACGCTCTGTTGTGTATCTAAAATCGAATGCAAATGAACCTGTTTTTCAAATCCAAGAAATTACATTAGGGAACCAATTTGGAGATAATTATCAGGTTATGGAAGGTTTAAATAATGGAGATGAAATTGTAACCAACGGTACCTTTACAGTAGATGCTGCTGCTCAATTACAAGGCAAAAAATCGATGATGAATAAAAAAGGAGGCAAAGTAATGACGGGGCATGAAGGTCATTTAGGTATGAATAATAACTCTTCCGAGGTTAAAAAACCTTTAAATAAAAATGAAAGAATAGAGGTCTCTAAGGAATTTAAAAACCAATTGCAGGTCGTTTTTAATGATTATATTAAAATAAAAAATGCGTTAGCAATAAATGACATTAAAGAACTTAAAAATCAATCTAAATTATTATTAAAAAATGTAACTAAAGTTGATATGAAGTTGTTAAATGATAAAAAAGCACACCAACATTGGATGTCATCAGAAAAAGAAATAAAAGCAATGGCTAATTTGATGTTAAATACTGCAGATATAACAATGCAAAGAACTTACTTTAAGCACTTATCATCTAATATGATAAATATTTTAGAAGTTTTTGGCGTTAATAAAGAAGTATATCTTTTATTTTGCCCAATGTCTGATAATAATAAAGGTGCTTATTGGTTAAGTACAACAGAAAAAGTAGTAAACCCGTATTTTGGTGGTGCTATGTTAACTTGCGGAGACGTAAAACAAGTCATAAAATAA